From the Candidatus Dormiibacterota bacterium genome, one window contains:
- a CDS encoding acyl-CoA dehydrogenase, giving the protein MDFELSGEDAAFRDEVRGWLSDHREQIAHTRAVDWEAGGEAFERYRSWERALFDAGLGAVAWPEEYGGRGASMVQQAIFNEEYILAGAPDRINRLGMGLLGPTLMVYGTAEQRSRHLPRILACDEIWCQGYSEPDAGSDLASLRTRAVREGDEFVVDGQKTWTSLGRFGDWIFTLVRTDPAAPKHRGITFLLVDMHSPGVEVRPLVQIDGSARFAEVFFTGVRVPAANVVGRVDDGWAVAMTLLGFERGGGLYGPALFHRILRDVIDLSRREPRGDGVAADDPDVRRRVAQSYIETRVYELTVQRALTRLARGEAPGPEASLSKLYWSEMKVRLDELALDILGPRAELGRGSPEAEHDGGWYADYLYARASTIFAGTSEVQKNIVAQRVLGLPRE; this is encoded by the coding sequence ATGGACTTCGAGCTGAGCGGCGAGGATGCCGCCTTCCGCGACGAGGTGCGCGGCTGGCTCTCCGATCACCGCGAGCAGATCGCGCACACCCGGGCGGTCGACTGGGAGGCGGGCGGCGAGGCGTTCGAGCGCTACCGCAGCTGGGAGCGGGCCCTCTTCGACGCCGGGCTCGGCGCCGTCGCCTGGCCCGAGGAGTACGGCGGCCGCGGCGCCTCGATGGTGCAGCAGGCGATCTTCAACGAGGAGTACATCCTGGCCGGCGCCCCCGACCGGATCAACCGGCTGGGGATGGGCCTGCTCGGTCCCACGCTGATGGTCTACGGGACCGCGGAGCAGAGGTCCCGCCACCTGCCCCGCATCCTCGCCTGCGACGAGATCTGGTGCCAGGGCTACAGCGAGCCCGACGCCGGCAGCGACCTCGCCTCGCTGCGCACCCGGGCGGTGCGCGAGGGCGACGAGTTCGTGGTCGACGGGCAGAAGACCTGGACCTCGCTGGGCCGTTTCGGCGACTGGATCTTCACCCTGGTGCGCACTGATCCAGCCGCGCCCAAGCACCGCGGCATCACATTCCTGCTCGTCGACATGCACAGTCCCGGGGTCGAGGTGCGGCCGCTGGTGCAGATCGACGGCAGCGCGCGCTTCGCCGAGGTGTTCTTCACCGGCGTGCGGGTCCCCGCCGCCAACGTGGTGGGGCGGGTGGACGACGGGTGGGCGGTGGCGATGACCCTGCTCGGCTTCGAGCGTGGCGGCGGCCTCTACGGCCCCGCGCTCTTCCACCGCATCCTCCGCGACGTGATCGACCTGTCGCGCCGCGAGCCCCGTGGTGATGGGGTCGCCGCCGACGACCCCGACGTGCGCCGCCGGGTCGCCCAGTCGTACATCGAGACCCGCGTCTACGAGCTCACCGTGCAGCGCGCGCTCACCCGGCTGGCGCGTGGCGAGGCGCCCGGTCCCGAGGCCTCGCTCAGCAAGCTGTACTGGTCGGAGATGAAGGTGCGCCTCGACGAGCTCGCCCTCGACATCCTCGGTCCGCGCGCCGAGCTCGGCCGCGGCTCGCCCGAGGCGGAGCACGACGGCGGCTGGTACGCCGACTACCTGTACGCGCGCGCCAGCACCATCTTCGCCGGCACCTCCGAGGTGCAGAAGAACATCGTCGCCCAGCGCGTGCTGGGCCTTCCCCGCGAGTAG
- a CDS encoding acyl-CoA dehydrogenase family protein: MDFDFSPEQYMLRDTVRDLLRRECSPAAVRGAWASPTGRSPERWRRLADLGVVGLTVPEEHGGAGMDEVDLVLILEEAGRALLPEPLLETTAVAAPLLARAGSDELRSRWLPRIASGEAGVTVGLAGSPYVADATADLVILEREGALHAVTQDRLTLRPLRSMDGARRLFAVTAELGGDTVLSSSPEDARWAFDHAAAASAAELVGVAGAMLDMTVDHVKQREQFGRRIGSFQAVQHKLAETLMLVESARAAVYYAAWALANDAPDASIAASVAKACASDAERRTNLEALQLHGGIGFTWEHDLHLWLKRGKALELQHGDADLHRRRIADWIYAPG; this comes from the coding sequence ATGGACTTCGACTTCTCCCCCGAGCAGTACATGCTCCGCGACACCGTGCGCGACCTGCTCCGCCGTGAGTGCAGCCCGGCCGCGGTGCGGGGCGCCTGGGCCTCGCCGACGGGACGCTCGCCGGAGCGCTGGCGGAGGCTCGCCGACCTCGGCGTGGTCGGGCTGACCGTCCCCGAGGAGCACGGCGGCGCCGGCATGGACGAGGTCGACCTGGTGCTCATCCTCGAGGAGGCGGGGCGCGCGCTGCTCCCCGAGCCGCTGCTGGAGACCACCGCCGTGGCCGCGCCGCTGCTGGCCCGCGCCGGTTCGGACGAGCTCCGCAGCCGCTGGCTGCCGCGGATCGCGAGCGGCGAGGCCGGCGTCACCGTGGGGCTCGCCGGATCGCCGTACGTCGCCGACGCCACCGCCGACCTGGTCATCCTCGAGCGCGAGGGGGCGCTGCACGCGGTCACCCAGGACCGGCTCACCCTGCGGCCGCTGCGCTCGATGGACGGCGCCCGCCGGCTCTTCGCGGTGACCGCCGAGCTCGGCGGCGACACCGTGCTCTCGAGCTCGCCGGAGGACGCGCGCTGGGCCTTCGACCATGCCGCCGCCGCCTCCGCCGCCGAGCTGGTCGGCGTCGCCGGCGCGATGCTCGACATGACCGTCGACCATGTGAAGCAGCGCGAGCAGTTCGGCCGGAGGATCGGGTCGTTCCAGGCGGTGCAGCACAAGCTCGCCGAGACCCTGATGCTGGTCGAGTCGGCGCGCGCCGCGGTGTACTACGCCGCCTGGGCGCTGGCCAACGACGCCCCCGACGCCAGCATCGCCGCCAGCGTCGCCAAGGCGTGTGCGAGCGACGCCGAGCGGCGCACCAACCTCGAGGCGCTGCAGCTCCACGGCGGCATCGGCTTCACCTGGGAGCACGACCTCCACCTGTGGCTGAAGCGCGGCAAGGCGCTGGAGCTGCAGCACGGCGACGCCGACCTCCACCGCCGGCGGATCGCCGACTGGATCTACGCCCCTGGGTGA
- a CDS encoding NAD(P)/FAD-dependent oxidoreductase: MGEARPRVVILGAGFGGLAAARALRGVPVDVVLVDQHNYHLFQPLLYQVATALLDPSEIAYPVRAALRRHRNVDFRLARVIGVDLERRRLTTTGGELAYDHLVVSAGAVNNFFGLTSVEEHTHGLKSLGEALAVRNHLLTCFERAAWSDDPGTRRRLQTVVLVGGGATGVELAGAVSELVHLVLRRDFPHLDLEEVRICIVEAGDTVLGAFAPSLQRAAIRTLERKRVSLVFGAQVAGVDERGVSLRDGSRIEAATVVWTAGVRGSPVGAWLGRVDRQGRVELGPTLQLPGHPDVFVIGDLARVAGSRGEALPQLAPVAMQEAKHVARSIAGSLRGEAPAPFRYRDRGTMATIGRNAGIAQIGPLRLGGFLGWVTWLTVHLLLLVGFRSRVVALLNWGWDYVAYDRPVRLIAAPAPSDPGDTEL; the protein is encoded by the coding sequence ATGGGAGAGGCCCGCCCCCGGGTGGTGATCCTCGGCGCCGGCTTCGGCGGGCTCGCGGCGGCGCGGGCGCTGCGCGGGGTGCCGGTGGACGTTGTCCTCGTCGACCAGCACAACTACCACCTCTTCCAGCCCCTCCTGTACCAGGTCGCGACCGCGCTGCTCGACCCCTCGGAGATCGCCTACCCGGTCCGCGCCGCGCTGCGCCGTCACCGCAACGTCGACTTCCGCCTCGCCCGGGTGATCGGCGTCGACCTCGAGCGCCGGCGGCTCACCACCACCGGGGGCGAGCTCGCCTACGACCACCTGGTGGTCTCCGCGGGAGCGGTGAACAACTTCTTCGGGCTCACCTCGGTGGAGGAGCACACCCACGGCCTCAAGTCGCTGGGCGAGGCGCTGGCGGTGCGCAACCACCTGCTCACCTGCTTCGAGCGGGCGGCCTGGAGCGACGACCCGGGGACCCGCAGACGGCTCCAGACCGTGGTGCTGGTGGGCGGTGGCGCCACCGGAGTCGAGCTCGCCGGGGCGGTGAGCGAGCTCGTCCACCTGGTGCTCCGGAGGGACTTCCCCCACCTCGACCTCGAGGAGGTGCGGATCTGCATCGTCGAGGCCGGCGACACCGTGCTCGGCGCCTTCGCCCCCTCGTTGCAGCGCGCGGCCATCCGCACCCTGGAGCGGAAGCGGGTGAGCCTGGTCTTCGGCGCCCAGGTGGCCGGGGTCGACGAGCGCGGGGTGTCGCTCCGCGACGGCAGCCGGATCGAGGCGGCGACGGTGGTCTGGACCGCGGGGGTGAGGGGCTCTCCGGTGGGCGCCTGGCTCGGCCGGGTCGACCGCCAGGGCCGGGTCGAGCTGGGTCCGACCCTGCAGCTGCCCGGCCACCCGGACGTCTTCGTGATCGGCGACCTCGCCCGGGTGGCCGGCAGCCGCGGCGAGGCCCTCCCGCAGCTCGCCCCGGTGGCGATGCAGGAGGCGAAGCACGTGGCCCGGTCCATCGCCGGCTCGCTCCGGGGAGAGGCGCCCGCGCCCTTCCGCTATCGCGACCGGGGCACGATGGCGACGATCGGCCGGAACGCGGGGATCGCCCAGATCGGCCCGCTGCGCCTCGGCGGCTTCCTCGGGTGGGTGACCTGGCTCACCGTCCACCTGCTGCTGCTGGTCGGCTTCCGCAGCCGCGTGGTGGCGCTGCTGAACTGGGGGTGGGACTACGTGGCCTACGACCGGCCGGTGCGCCTCATCGCCGCCCCCGCCCCGAGCGACCCCGGCGACACCGAGCTGTGA
- a CDS encoding VTT domain-containing protein translates to MSTEVTPRPATGPDTTGFPVGTADVACVGPIFAHNIWLLFSTPIGPSLLGPHPLLLSFLRGSLPAMITTGAVAHRGDFPLLLALLAPLFITCFSDPFYYWAGRRYGRRVITYMTGPSPRAQRRMARAERMFARWGAPMIFLAYFIPFLPQWLCLMAAGEIKMRIWVVALADGLGALCFILTYVMLGWFIGKPAIDLANNISHYGLYLTGALIVVVFVISFRRAMAQQEQLNRPQDQP, encoded by the coding sequence ATGAGCACTGAGGTGACGCCTCGCCCTGCCACCGGCCCGGACACCACCGGCTTCCCGGTCGGAACGGCGGATGTCGCCTGCGTCGGCCCGATCTTCGCCCACAACATCTGGCTGCTGTTCTCGACTCCGATCGGGCCCTCGCTGCTCGGCCCCCACCCGCTGCTGCTCTCGTTCCTCCGGGGCAGCCTCCCGGCGATGATCACCACCGGCGCCGTCGCCCACCGCGGCGACTTCCCGCTGCTCCTGGCGCTGCTCGCCCCCCTCTTCATCACCTGCTTCTCGGACCCCTTCTACTACTGGGCGGGCCGGCGCTACGGGCGGAGGGTGATCACCTACATGACCGGCCCCAGCCCGCGGGCGCAGCGGCGGATGGCGCGGGCGGAGCGGATGTTCGCGCGCTGGGGCGCGCCGATGATCTTCCTCGCCTACTTCATCCCCTTCCTGCCCCAGTGGCTCTGCCTGATGGCGGCGGGTGAGATCAAGATGCGCATCTGGGTGGTCGCCCTCGCCGACGGCCTCGGCGCGCTGTGCTTCATCCTCACCTACGTGATGCTCGGCTGGTTCATCGGCAAGCCGGCGATCGACCTCGCCAACAACATCTCCCACTACGGCCTCTACCTGACCGGCGCTCTGATCGTGGTCGTCTTCGTGATCAGCTTCCGCCGCGCCATGGCCCAGCAGGAGCAGCTGAACCGGCCCCAGGACCAGCCCTAG
- a CDS encoding S53 family peptidase, which produces MSPRPRAAVLGAGALLLVAAASAAHTAAGAPARAATAPRPAITGHVARESLTFPPDTAWCRAHLQRSCYRPAQLRHAYGLDPLLARGLDGRGRTIAVVDSFGSPTIAADLHHFDQAFGLPDPPKLTVIHPAGAPPAFDPANEDMVGWAEETTLDVEWAHAMAPGAKLLLVVTPVSETEGITGFPEIVRAENHVVEHHLADVISQSFGATEQTFPSAAALLGLRSAFRNAAEQGITVLGASGDNGATDARLDQSCCYPMRVNSWPSSDPLVTSVGGTRLNLDAAGNRLSPDRVWNDDGGGAGGGGVSSIFDRPDFQDSVRSVVGDHRGTPDVSMSAAVDGAAVFYYSFANPKASAGGWHLVGGTSEATPLFAGIVAVAGQAAGRRLGVLNDRLYRLAREDASGIVDVVGGDNSLTFCASACAAAVPVMVTVKGYPAVRGYDLATGLGTVDASRLVRALSGRD; this is translated from the coding sequence ATGAGTCCAAGGCCTCGCGCCGCCGTCCTGGGTGCCGGCGCCCTGCTGCTGGTCGCCGCCGCCTCGGCGGCGCACACCGCCGCCGGCGCGCCGGCGCGGGCGGCGACGGCGCCACGGCCGGCGATCACGGGACACGTGGCGCGGGAGTCGCTCACCTTCCCTCCGGACACCGCCTGGTGCCGCGCCCACCTGCAGCGGTCCTGCTACCGGCCGGCCCAGCTGCGCCACGCCTACGGGCTCGATCCGCTGCTCGCCCGCGGCCTGGATGGCCGGGGTCGGACCATCGCCGTCGTCGACTCCTTCGGCTCGCCCACCATCGCAGCCGACCTCCACCACTTCGACCAGGCCTTCGGCCTGCCCGATCCCCCGAAGCTCACCGTCATCCATCCGGCGGGCGCCCCGCCCGCCTTCGACCCCGCCAACGAGGACATGGTCGGCTGGGCGGAGGAGACCACCCTCGACGTCGAGTGGGCCCACGCGATGGCGCCGGGCGCGAAGCTGCTGCTGGTGGTCACCCCGGTGTCGGAGACCGAGGGCATCACCGGCTTCCCCGAGATCGTCCGCGCCGAGAACCACGTCGTCGAGCACCACCTCGCCGACGTCATCTCGCAGAGCTTCGGCGCCACCGAGCAGACCTTCCCCTCGGCCGCGGCGCTGCTCGGGCTCCGCTCCGCGTTCAGGAACGCCGCCGAGCAGGGCATCACCGTGCTCGGCGCCTCCGGCGACAACGGGGCCACCGACGCCCGCCTCGACCAGAGCTGCTGCTACCCGATGCGGGTCAACTCCTGGCCATCCAGCGACCCGCTGGTGACGTCGGTCGGAGGCACCCGGCTGAACCTCGACGCCGCCGGCAACCGGCTCTCACCCGACCGGGTGTGGAACGACGACGGCGGCGGCGCCGGCGGGGGAGGGGTGTCGAGCATCTTCGACCGCCCCGATTTCCAGGACTCGGTGCGCAGCGTGGTCGGCGACCATCGGGGCACGCCCGACGTCAGCATGAGCGCGGCCGTCGACGGCGCCGCCGTCTTCTACTACAGCTTCGCCAACCCGAAGGCCTCGGCCGGCGGCTGGCACCTCGTCGGTGGCACGAGCGAGGCCACCCCGCTGTTCGCCGGCATCGTCGCGGTCGCCGGCCAGGCGGCCGGGCGGCGCCTCGGCGTGCTCAACGACCGCCTCTACCGGCTCGCGCGCGAGGACGCCTCCGGGATCGTCGACGTGGTCGGCGGCGACAACAGCCTCACCTTCTGCGCCTCCGCCTGTGCGGCGGCGGTGCCGGTGATGGTCACGGTGAAGGGCTACCCGGCGGTGCGGGGCTACGACCTGGCCACCGGGCTGGGAACCGTCGACGCCTCCCGGCTGGTGAGGGCCCTCTCCGGTCGGGACTAG
- a CDS encoding DUF72 domain-containing protein — MTVATGTSGWQYRDWRGRFYPERLAQSRWLEHYAARFATVEVNNAFYRLPAATTFESWRQRTPADFVITVKASRYLTHVRRLRDPAEPVALLMSRMEPLGDRLGPVLLQLPPTMRAEPARLDETLACFPAGVRVAVEMRHRSWFVPEVRALLERHGAALCLADRESRPVTPLWRTADWAYLRLHAGRGRNRPGYGDTALRSWALRLAELWGRDVEGFVYFNNDQRACAVRDAARFAALAQRAGLEVTRVPPAAEIAGACRQL; from the coding sequence ATGACCGTCGCCACCGGCACCTCGGGGTGGCAGTACCGCGACTGGCGTGGGCGCTTCTACCCGGAGCGCCTGGCCCAGTCGCGCTGGCTCGAGCACTACGCGGCCCGCTTCGCCACGGTCGAGGTCAACAACGCCTTCTACCGGCTGCCCGCCGCCACCACCTTCGAGAGCTGGCGGCAGCGCACCCCCGCGGACTTCGTGATCACGGTGAAGGCGAGCCGGTACCTCACCCACGTGCGCCGGCTCCGCGACCCCGCCGAGCCGGTGGCGCTGCTGATGTCGCGGATGGAGCCGCTCGGCGACCGCCTCGGGCCCGTGCTCCTCCAGCTGCCGCCGACGATGCGCGCCGAGCCCGCACGCCTCGACGAGACCCTCGCCTGCTTCCCCGCCGGGGTGCGGGTCGCGGTGGAGATGCGCCACCGGTCGTGGTTCGTCCCCGAGGTGCGCGCCCTGCTGGAGCGGCACGGTGCCGCGCTCTGCCTCGCCGACCGGGAGTCGCGCCCGGTGACCCCGCTGTGGCGCACCGCCGACTGGGCGTATCTCCGCCTCCACGCCGGCCGCGGCCGCAACCGCCCCGGCTACGGCGACACCGCGCTGCGCTCCTGGGCGCTGCGCCTCGCCGAGCTCTGGGGACGGGACGTCGAGGGCTTCGTCTACTTCAACAACGACCAGCGCGCCTGCGCGGTGCGCGACGCCGCCCGCTTCGCCGCCCTCGCCCAACGCGCCGGCCTCGAGGTGACCCGGGTGCCGCCCGCCGCGGAGATCGCCGGGGCCTGCCGCCAGCTCTAG
- the fdhD gene encoding formate dehydrogenase accessory sulfurtransferase FdhD, translating into MTSAASGRRRLLRLGPQGRSWTTDAVVVEEPMEIRAGGVPVAVTMRTPGHDFDLAVGFLVTEGVITGAEQIATIRTCEVAADGRHNILEVELTASAPGFDPARARAFYVSSSCGLCGRASLDAVRTRARWDVAGDPVRVSAELLAALPARLREAQRVFDRTGGLHAAALFDAGGRLLCVREDVGRHNAFDKVIGWAATDGRLPLRAHVILASGRASFELAQKALLAGIPVLAAVSAPSSLAIELAEEAGMTLVGFLRDGGMNVYTGHERIEVAAG; encoded by the coding sequence ATGACCTCTGCGGCGAGCGGCCGGCGGAGGCTGCTGCGCCTCGGCCCCCAGGGCCGCTCGTGGACCACCGACGCGGTGGTGGTCGAGGAGCCGATGGAGATCCGCGCCGGCGGCGTGCCGGTGGCGGTGACGATGCGCACCCCGGGCCACGACTTCGACCTCGCCGTCGGCTTCCTGGTCACCGAGGGGGTGATCACGGGGGCGGAGCAGATCGCCACCATCCGCACCTGCGAGGTCGCCGCCGACGGGCGGCACAACATCCTGGAGGTCGAGCTCACCGCCTCCGCCCCCGGCTTCGACCCCGCCCGGGCCCGCGCCTTCTACGTCAGCTCCTCGTGCGGTCTGTGCGGGCGCGCCAGCCTCGACGCGGTGCGCACCCGGGCACGGTGGGACGTCGCCGGCGACCCGGTGCGGGTCTCGGCCGAGCTGCTCGCCGCCCTGCCGGCGCGGCTCCGTGAGGCGCAGCGGGTCTTCGACCGCACCGGCGGGCTCCACGCCGCCGCGCTCTTCGACGCCGGGGGACGGCTGCTCTGCGTCCGCGAGGACGTGGGCCGGCACAACGCCTTCGACAAGGTGATCGGCTGGGCGGCCACCGACGGGCGGCTGCCGCTGCGCGCCCACGTCATCCTCGCCTCCGGGCGGGCCAGCTTCGAGCTCGCCCAGAAGGCGCTGCTCGCCGGCATCCCCGTGCTCGCCGCGGTCTCGGCGCCGTCGAGCCTCGCCATCGAGCTCGCCGAGGAGGCGGGGATGACGCTGGTCGGGTTCCTCCGCGACGGCGGCATGAACGTCTACACCGGCCACGAGCGGATCGAGGTGGCCGCCGGCTAG
- a CDS encoding patatin-like phospholipase family protein — protein MSGTPPVVAARLAALRAPVALCLSGGGARGAAQAGVVIELVAHGLRPDLIVGTSIGAWNGSWLAAHPEMENARALQYWWTDPEVRRMMRGMLLGYAGAIAWRRSAALSAGRVEHLLGRALGKLTFEDLQIPLAIGACDLLSGDLIYFDRGPVAAAVRASSAIPTVLPPVPLDDRLFLDGGVIDNFGVNEAVRRGARTILLVDASTSELSNLPVGLGAIIDRATLVAQLHQRRRSLAAAAGAGVPLHLIEVGALGGVLDFTHLGGSLELGRKAARAWLAGETLPATVPLAEEERRRVVASWRMIEDRVLPLWRRATGQAAHPGPAGIALPPPGMAEASGG, from the coding sequence ATGAGTGGCACCCCTCCGGTCGTGGCGGCCCGGCTGGCCGCGCTGCGCGCTCCGGTCGCCCTCTGCCTCAGCGGTGGCGGAGCCCGCGGCGCCGCCCAGGCGGGCGTCGTCATCGAGCTCGTCGCCCACGGGCTGCGCCCCGATCTGATCGTCGGCACCTCGATCGGCGCCTGGAACGGCTCCTGGCTCGCCGCGCACCCCGAGATGGAGAACGCCCGCGCCCTGCAGTACTGGTGGACCGACCCCGAGGTGCGCCGGATGATGCGCGGGATGCTGCTCGGCTACGCCGGGGCGATCGCCTGGCGGCGCAGCGCGGCGCTCTCCGCCGGCCGGGTCGAGCACCTGCTCGGGCGCGCCCTGGGGAAGCTCACCTTCGAGGATCTGCAGATCCCCCTCGCCATCGGCGCCTGCGACCTGCTCAGCGGCGACCTCATCTACTTCGACCGCGGCCCGGTCGCCGCGGCGGTGCGGGCGTCGTCGGCGATCCCCACGGTGCTGCCGCCGGTGCCCCTCGACGACCGGCTCTTCCTCGACGGCGGCGTCATCGACAACTTCGGCGTCAACGAGGCGGTGCGCCGCGGCGCCCGGACCATCCTCCTCGTCGACGCCAGCACCTCGGAGCTGAGCAACCTCCCGGTCGGGCTCGGCGCGATCATCGACCGTGCCACCCTGGTCGCCCAGCTGCACCAGCGGCGCCGCTCGCTGGCCGCGGCCGCCGGCGCCGGGGTGCCGCTGCACCTCATCGAGGTGGGTGCGCTCGGCGGCGTCCTCGACTTCACCCACCTCGGCGGCTCGCTCGAGCTCGGTCGCAAGGCGGCACGCGCCTGGCTCGCCGGCGAGACCCTGCCCGCGACGGTCCCGCTCGCCGAGGAGGAGCGCCGCCGCGTGGTCGCGAGCTGGCGGATGATCGAGGACCGGGTGCTGCCGCTGTGGCGCCGCGCCACCGGCCAGGCAGCCCACCCGGGACCGGCCGGAATCGCCCTGCCGCCGCCGGGGATGGCCGAGGCGAGCGGCGGCTGA